The Acidobacteriota bacterium DNA window CCAGCGGGAAGGACGTGTCTGCTTTCCGAATCCTCTCCCGATGGTACCGGGACTCGAAGCAACCCCACACAACGTCTGTTGGGCGCAGATCGAAGTCGACGAATCGATCGGGGTTTCTCGACCAGAACGGATTGGTGAGGAGGAACTCCAGTGCACCGATCGGAATTGTTCCCCGGGGGGCACCGAGCTCCCACACCCGCCGTACGTCCCAGTTGAATGGGAGGAGCAGGCCTCTCATATACGGCGGAACGTGCTTACGCATCGGTCTTCTCGTTAGGCTGGCCGAGATCCGTGGTCCACGCGGATTTGAGGATAGCTCAGGAACGAACCGGTTCGACCACCACGGCCGTGCCGTAGCAGAGCACCTCGTTCACGCCACTCATGACCTCGGTGGCGTCATATCTAACACCGATGACCGCGTTGGCGCCGGCCTCTTCCGCGTGTCGAACCATCATCATGAAGGCCTCTGCCCTTGTCTTCTCGCAAAGCTCGGTAAACAGCGTGATGTTGCCGCCGACAAGGGTTTCAAGGGTCGCACCGATGGTCCCGAAGATCGAACGTGAACGAACCGTGATCCCCCGAACCACGCTCAGAT harbors:
- a CDS encoding YbjQ family protein, coding for MATTSFELDGYRVIRNLSVVRGITVRSRSIFGTIGATLETLVGGNITLFTELCEKTRAEAFMMMVRHAEEAGANAVIGVRYDATEVMSGVNEVLCYGTAVVVEPVRS